The genomic window GGCCCGACGACGGCACGGCCGTGATGGATTTCGAGCCTGAGGAAGTGCATCGGAAGATTTCGATCAGTTCAGCGTTTCATCACTACAACTGGAAAAAGGACGAAGTCATCGTGGCGGATACGCCGGGCTATCAGGTGTTCCTGCCGGATTCGTTCGCGACCATGCGCGCCGTAGACAGCCTTGTGTTCGTGGCCACCGGCGGTGGCGATCTCAAGGTTGAGTCGGAAAAGATATGGGCCGAGACGAATCAGCTCGGTCTCCCGCGAATAGTCTTCGTCTCGCGGCTGGATCGCGAGCGCACGACCTTCGACAACGCGATGACGGATCTCGAGAAAACGCTCGACGCGCATCCGGTTGCGCTCACGCTGCCGATCGGATCGGAGCTGACTTTCAACGGCGTGATCGACGTGCTCGCGATGAAGGGCTTCATCTATGCCGACGGCAGCGGCAAACCCAAGGAAGAGGCGCTGAATGCCGAACAGAAGGCCCGCGCGGAAGCGACGCGCTCGCGTCTTTGCGAAGCAGTGGCCGAGACCGACGACGCGCTGCTCGAGAAGTATCTGGACAAGGGAGTGCTCGAGGACGACGAACTGCGTGCGGCGCTGCGGGCGGCGACGCTCGCCGGCAAGCTCACGCCGGTACTCTGCGGCTCGGGGCTAAAGAATATCGGGATTGGGCCGCTGCTCGACGCGATCGACGCGCTGCTCCCGGCGCCCAACGCGCGGCCGGCGCGCCAGGGCTTCGCCGGCGCCAACAGCGAGCCGGTCGAGCGCGCGCCCGACCCGGCGGCGCCGTTTTCGGCCTTCGTCTTCAAGACCGTAATCGATCCGTTCGCCGGCAAGCTGTCGATCTTCCGCGTGGTCTCCGGACGCGCCCAAAGCGACGCGGCCGTGCTCAATTCGACGCGCGGCCTGCGCGAGCGCTTCGGCCAGTTGCTTCGGCTCGAAGGCAAGAAACAATCGCCCATCCCGTCCGCTCTCCCGGGCGAGATCGTCGCGGTCGCCAAGCTCAAAGACACCACCACAGGCGATACGCTGTGCGACGAGAAATCCCCGGTTATCTTTCCGCAGGCCGAACGGGCGCCAACGGTCATGTCCTTTGCGATCCGGCCCAAGACCAAAGGCGACGAACA from Candidatus Binataceae bacterium includes these protein-coding regions:
- a CDS encoding elongation factor G, with product PDDGTAVMDFEPEEVHRKISISSAFHHYNWKKDEVIVADTPGYQVFLPDSFATMRAVDSLVFVATGGGDLKVESEKIWAETNQLGLPRIVFVSRLDRERTTFDNAMTDLEKTLDAHPVALTLPIGSELTFNGVIDVLAMKGFIYADGSGKPKEEALNAEQKARAEATRSRLCEAVAETDDALLEKYLDKGVLEDDELRAALRAATLAGKLTPVLCGSGLKNIGIGPLLDAIDALLPAPNARPARQGFAGANSEPVERAPDPAAPFSAFVFKTVIDPFAGKLSIFRVVSGRAQSDAAVLNSTRGLRERFGQLLRLEGKKQSPIPSALPGEIVAVAKLKDTTTGDTLCDEKSPVIFPQAERAPTVMSFAIRPKTKGDEQKASQALQHLVEEDRALETHRDPQTHEIILSGTGQMHIEVTVEKLKRKFNVEVELQAPKVPYKETIKGRAEAQGKYKRQSGGRGQYGDCWLRVEPLQRGGGFEFKDEIVGGAIPRQFIPSVEKGVRNTLAEGYLAGFPMVDVKVSVFEGSYHDVDSSDMAFQIAASMGLKAAFEKARPIILEPVMALDVSCPDESMGDVIGDLNSRRGKVLGMDRKGQSQVIKALVPMSEILKYAPDLRSKTSGRGSFEAHFSHYEEAPPPITERIVKEAREAREAAQKERAHA